CGCTGGCGCTCGCCCGGGCCTCCAGCCTTCCGGCAATCCGTATCCTGGGGGTGAGCTTCATCGAGATCGTGCGCGGCGTGCCGCTGATCAGCATCCTGTTCATGGCAACGGTCATGCTGCCGCTGTTCATGCCCAATGGCATCACTATCGACAAGCTCATCCGCGCACAGGTGGCAATCATTCTCTTCGCCGCAGCCTATATCGCCGAGATCGTTCGTGGCGGCTTGCAGGCGGTGCCCAAGGGGCAGGTGGAGGCCGGACATTCGCTGGGCCTGCACTATTGGCAGATCATGCGCAAGATCGTGCTGCCGCAGGCGCTAAAGAAGGTCATCCCGCCGCTCGTCAGCCTTTTCATCGGCTTCTTCCAGGATACGACGCTGGTAACCATCGTCGGCCTGCTCGACTTCCTCGACACCGTCCGCACCGCCATGCGCGATCCGGAATGGCAGGGCATCGCGGTGCTGGAAGGCTACGTCTTCGCGGCCGTCGTCTACTTCGTTTTCAGTGCTCTCATGGGAGCTTACAGCCGTTTCCTCGAACGTTATTTCAGGACCACGCATGACTAAAGAAATCCACGTCATCCGCAATGTGCACACGCTCGTCGCCTTCGACAGCGAGCGCAATGGCCACGTCTACCTGCACGACGTCGACATCGCCTACGA
The nucleotide sequence above comes from Ensifer adhaerens. Encoded proteins:
- a CDS encoding amino acid ABC transporter permease, which gives rise to MTQIDTLIGDPSLTSQREAPPAPKGRWLSAYFGTPGNALITILCLGTIFALAKLAIGWLFIDATFVGTPAECKATIGACWPFLSAKMRYIFFGFYPFEEQWRPLTAMLLFLGACIVSMVPRVWGRGLLIAWIAVVLPVLYVLMAGGYFGLTVVPTTQWGGLPLSFMLSFIGLACALPLGIALALARASSLPAIRILGVSFIEIVRGVPLISILFMATVMLPLFMPNGITIDKLIRAQVAIILFAAAYIAEIVRGGLQAVPKGQVEAGHSLGLHYWQIMRKIVLPQALKKVIPPLVSLFIGFFQDTTLVTIVGLLDFLDTVRTAMRDPEWQGIAVLEGYVFAAVVYFVFSALMGAYSRFLERYFRTTHD